In the Hordeum vulgare subsp. vulgare chromosome 7H, MorexV3_pseudomolecules_assembly, whole genome shotgun sequence genome, one interval contains:
- the LOC123410303 gene encoding putative UDP-rhamnose:rhamnosyltransferase 1: MEMEAADAGAGELEVVVFPWLAFGHMIPFLELSKHLAARGHAVAFVSTPRNLARLPPVPAGLSTRLRFVPLPLPAVEGLPEGAEATSDLPPDKVGLLKKAMDGLADPLAAFLAAGRRPDWILHDFCHHWVPPIADQHKVASATFLIFQAAFLVFVGPRWANTAHPRTEPEHFAEAPRWIPFPSTTFFRRHETQWITDAFRTNASGVSDMDRWWQVLEHSRLTIHRSCEELEPRMFGLLSDLFRKPAVPAGILLPGASDGLDEDHWQSTSGGVARPQVLRWLDDQPPKSVIYIALGSEAPLTPENAHELALGLELAGVRFLWALRKPAGTGSDDELLLPAGFEERTRDRGVVCTGWVPQVEALAHCATGAFLSHCGWGSTIESLSIGIPLVMLPFVVDQPLIARAMAERGIGVEVARDENDGSFDRDGVAVAVRRVMVEEQGKVFATNVKKLQEILVDQRRQEHYIDELEEHLRRYRDV, translated from the coding sequence ATGGAAATGGAAGCAGCGGATGCCGGCGCCGGCGAGCTGGAGGTGGTTGTGTTCCCGTGGCTGGCATTCGGGCACATGATCCCGTTCCTGGAGCTCTCCAAGCACCTCGCGGCCAGAGGCCACGCCGTGGCCTTCGTGTCCACGCCCCGGAATCTCGCCAGGCTCCCGCCCGTTCCGGCCGGTCTTTCCACCCGCCTCCGGTtcgtgccgctgccgctgcccgccGTGGAGGGGCTGCCGGAGGGCGCCGAGGCCACGTCTGACCTGCCGCCAGACAAGGTCGGGCTCCTCAAGAAGGCCATGGACGGCCTCGCCGACCCACTCGCGGCATTCCTCGCCGCCGGAAGGAGGCCCGACTGGATCCTCCACGACTTCTGCCACCACTGGGTCCCTCCCATCGCCGACCAGCACAAGGTGGCGTCCGCCACGTTCCTCATCTTCCAGGCCGCCTTCTTGGTCTTCGTGGGGCCACGGTGGGCAAACACCGCACACCCGCGCACGGAGCCGGAGCACTTCGCCGAGGCACCCAGGTGGATTCCCTTCCCGTCCACCACCTTCTTCCGCCGCCACGAGACTCAGTGGATCACCGACGCCTTCCGTACCAATGCATCTGGCGTGTCCGACATGGACCGCTGGTGGCAGGTCTTGGAGCACAGCCGCCTCACCATCCACCGGAGctgtgaggaattagaaccccggATGTTCGGCCTCCTATCCGATCTCTTCCGGAAGCCCGCTGTGCCCGCCGGGATCCTGCTGCCGGGGGCGTCCGACGGCCTTGACGAAGACCACTGGCAGAGCACCTCAGGCGGCGTCGCCCGTCCGCAGGTTCTGCGATGGCTCGACGACCAGCCTCCCAAGTCTGTCATCTACATTGCGCTGGGAAGCGAGGCGCCGCTGACGCCAGAGAACGCCCATGAACTTGCGCTCGGTCTGGAGCTCGCCGGTGTGCGCTTCCTCTGGGCACTGCGCAAGCCGGCAGGCACCGGCAGCGACGATGAGCTTCTGTTGCCGGCCGGGTTCGAAGAGCGGACGCGGGACCGCGGGGTGGTTTGCACGGGGTGGGTGCCGCAGGTGGAGGCACTGGCGCACTGCGCCACGGGCGCGTTCTTGTCGCACTGTGGCTGGGGCTCCACCATCGAGAGCCTCTCCATCGGGATCCCGCTGGTCATGCTCCCGTTCGTCGTCGACCAGCCCTTGATCGCGCGGGCGATGGCTGAGAGAGGGATCGGCGTGGAGGTGGCGAGAGATGAGAACGACGGTTCGTTTGACAGGGACGGCGTTGCGGTGGCGGTGCGGCGCGTCATGGTGGAGGAGCAGGGAAAGGTGTTCGCGACCAACGTGAAGAAGCTGCAAGAGATTCTAGTGGACCAGAGACGCCAAGAGCACTACATCGACGAGCTCGAGGAGCACCTGAGACGCTACAGAGACGTCTAA